The genomic interval CAGGCAACGAAACGCATCGCTCTCGCATCGCTCGAAAGCGAAGCGCGCGAGGTTCAGCATCTCGCAGCCGAACTCAACGAGCAGTTGAAGCGGACCGACGATAATCGCGAGGGCGTCGACGCGTTTGTCGCCAAGCGCCCGCCGCGGTGGCGCGGGCGCTAGGGCGTGGCTTCGCAACCATACCGAACTTGCTGCATGCCCGGCGACTCTTCGAAAAGGATGATAGAATGAGCAACGGCGGGATCGGCCCCCGTGAATTTCGCGCTGTCCTCGGGTGCTATCCGACCGGTGTATGCGTCATTACCGCACGGGACGGGGAGGGGCGGCGGCACGGGCTGGTCGTGGGATCCTTCACTTCGGTTTCGCTCGATCCGCCGCTGGTGGGTTTCTTTCCGGGCAAGCAATCCTCGACCTGGCGCGCCATCGAGACCGCGGGGCGGTTCTGCGTCAATGTTCTTGGCGCCGACCAGCTCGAAACCTGTCGTCGTTTCGCGCTCAAGGGCGAGGACAGGTTCGATGGTCTCCTCTGCGGAACCTCGCCGTCGGGCCAGCCCATTCTCGATAGCGCCGTGGCGTGGATCGACTGTTCGATCGACCGGGTCATCGAGGTCGGAGATCACTGGTTCGTCGTCGGCGCGGTCGAAGCTCTCGAGGCGGATGAGTGTGGCAAGCCG from uncultured Sphingopyxis sp. carries:
- a CDS encoding flavin reductase family protein, with translation MSNGGIGPREFRAVLGCYPTGVCVITARDGEGRRHGLVVGSFTSVSLDPPLVGFFPGKQSSTWRAIETAGRFCVNVLGADQLETCRRFALKGEDRFDGLLCGTSPSGQPILDSAVAWIDCSIDRVIEVGDHWFVVGAVEALEADECGKPLLFYRGGYHDMATRIDC